From the Solanum lycopersicum chromosome 10, SLM_r2.1 genome, one window contains:
- the LOC101245216 gene encoding short-chain dehydrogenase reductase 2a isoform X2, with protein sequence MPAQLMPEKTFARVHHSIAMEINPPSFTKRLEGKVAIVTGGARGIGEATVRLFARHGAKVVIADVEDILGNTLANMLSVTYIHCDVTSEDEIKNLIDSTLSKFGHIDILFNNAGVLGSQSSQKKSIINFDPDEFDRVMSVNVRGAALGMKHAARVMIPQGHGCIISTSSVAGVLGGLGPHTYTSSKHAIVGLTKNVACELGRYGIRVNCISPFGVATSMLVNAWSHDGDGDGDGDEGGEMNIGLPSEKEVEKIEDFVRGLGNLKGTTLRAKDIAEAALYLASDESRYVSGHNLVVDGGVTTSRNCIGL encoded by the exons ATGCCTGCTCAATTGATGCCTGAAAAAACATTTGCAAGAGTTCATCATTCCATAGCCATGGAAATTAATCCTCCAAGCTTTACTAAAAG ATTGGAAGGCAAGGTAGCAATTGTAACAGGCGGAGCCAGAGGAATCGGAGAGGCAACAGTGCGACTCTTCGCAAGACATGGAGCTAAAGTTGTTATAGCAGATGTAGAAGACATTCTGGGAAATACATTAGCAAACATGTTGTCAGTAACTTACATTCATTGTGATGTTACATCTGAAGACGAAATCAAAAACTTAATCGACTCAACGTTGTCAAAATTCGGACACATTGATATCTTATTCAACAATGCTGGTGTTTTAGGCAGTCAATCAAGCCAAAAGAAGAGCATAATCAACTTCGATCCAGACGAATTCGATCGTGTGATGTCTGTTAACGTAAGAGGAGCCGCGTTGGGAATGAAGCACGCGGCTCGTGTGATGATCCCACAAGGACATGGGTGCATCATCTCAACGTCTAGTGTGGCCGGAGTCCTGGGAGGACTCGGGCCACACACATACACGTCTTCCAAGCACGCGATAGTAGGGCTAACTAAGAACGTCGCGTGTGAATTGGGAAGGTATGGGATTCGAGTGAATTGTATTTCACCATTTGGTGTTGCAACATCTATGTTGGTAAATGCATGGAGCCATGATGGAGATGGAGATGGAGATGGAGATGAAGGAGGAGAAATGAATATTGGATTGCCTAGtgaaaaagaagttgaaaaaattgaagattttgtgaGGGGTTTGGGGAATTTAAAAGGGACAACACTAAGGGCTAAAGATATTGCTGAGGCAGCTTTATATTTAGCTAGTGATGAATCAAGATATGTAAGTGGACATAATCTTGTTGTGGATGGTGGAGTTACTACATCAAGAAATTGTATTGGTTTgtaa
- the LOC101255350 gene encoding uncharacterized protein: MPCFNLSTNVNLDGVDTSDFFSEATKAVSSIIGKPENFVMVVLKGSVDISFGGNKEPAAFAEIVSMGGINSDVKRKLIATLGGICQNRFSIPRTRFFLKVYDTTMATKFSKL, from the exons atgcCTTGCTTTAATCTTTCAACAAACGTTAATCTTGATGGAGTTGACACTTCTGATTTCTTCTCTGAAGCTACCAAAGCTGTTTCTTCTATCATCGGAAAACCCGAAAAC TTCGTGATGGTTGTACTGAAAGGATCAGTAGACATATCATTTGGAGGTAACAAAGAGCCAGCTGCATTTGCTGAGATTGTATCCATGGGTGGAATTAACTCAGATGTCAAGAGAAAACTCATAGCAACATTGGGAGGCATATGCCAAAACAGGTTCTCTATTCCCAGAACTCGATTCTTTCTCAAGGTTTACGATACcacaatggccaccaaattctccAAACTCTAA
- the LOC101245216 gene encoding short-chain dehydrogenase reductase 2a isoform X1 — MPAQLMPEKTFARVHHSIAMEINPPSFTKSDLYRLEGKVAIVTGGARGIGEATVRLFARHGAKVVIADVEDILGNTLANMLSVTYIHCDVTSEDEIKNLIDSTLSKFGHIDILFNNAGVLGSQSSQKKSIINFDPDEFDRVMSVNVRGAALGMKHAARVMIPQGHGCIISTSSVAGVLGGLGPHTYTSSKHAIVGLTKNVACELGRYGIRVNCISPFGVATSMLVNAWSHDGDGDGDGDEGGEMNIGLPSEKEVEKIEDFVRGLGNLKGTTLRAKDIAEAALYLASDESRYVSGHNLVVDGGVTTSRNCIGL, encoded by the exons ATGCCTGCTCAATTGATGCCTGAAAAAACATTTGCAAGAGTTCATCATTCCATAGCCATGGAAATTAATCCTCCAAGCTTTACTAAAAG TGACCTTTACAGATTGGAAGGCAAGGTAGCAATTGTAACAGGCGGAGCCAGAGGAATCGGAGAGGCAACAGTGCGACTCTTCGCAAGACATGGAGCTAAAGTTGTTATAGCAGATGTAGAAGACATTCTGGGAAATACATTAGCAAACATGTTGTCAGTAACTTACATTCATTGTGATGTTACATCTGAAGACGAAATCAAAAACTTAATCGACTCAACGTTGTCAAAATTCGGACACATTGATATCTTATTCAACAATGCTGGTGTTTTAGGCAGTCAATCAAGCCAAAAGAAGAGCATAATCAACTTCGATCCAGACGAATTCGATCGTGTGATGTCTGTTAACGTAAGAGGAGCCGCGTTGGGAATGAAGCACGCGGCTCGTGTGATGATCCCACAAGGACATGGGTGCATCATCTCAACGTCTAGTGTGGCCGGAGTCCTGGGAGGACTCGGGCCACACACATACACGTCTTCCAAGCACGCGATAGTAGGGCTAACTAAGAACGTCGCGTGTGAATTGGGAAGGTATGGGATTCGAGTGAATTGTATTTCACCATTTGGTGTTGCAACATCTATGTTGGTAAATGCATGGAGCCATGATGGAGATGGAGATGGAGATGGAGATGAAGGAGGAGAAATGAATATTGGATTGCCTAGtgaaaaagaagttgaaaaaattgaagattttgtgaGGGGTTTGGGGAATTTAAAAGGGACAACACTAAGGGCTAAAGATATTGCTGAGGCAGCTTTATATTTAGCTAGTGATGAATCAAGATATGTAAGTGGACATAATCTTGTTGTGGATGGTGGAGTTACTACATCAAGAAATTGTATTGGTTTgtaa
- the LOC101260886 gene encoding probable protein phosphatase 2C 65 gives MGACCSCRRVLHFDHQGNYRHHNYINGDDKEDNNIIVEDDHHGVVGKGDFGANIRLHGYSKFVSMYSQQGKKGINQDAMTVWENFGGEKGAFFCGVFDGHGPLGHKVARYVRDMLPSKISISLKECDINKNKIIENIENDEEFDQNFPLFDAWKSAYLKSFKEMDEQLGSEPSIESYSSGTTAVTLFKQGEHLFIGNLGDSRAIICTRDEKNQLVSKQLTVDLKPHLPNEYERIKSCKGRVMAMEQEPNVYRVWMPDEDCPGLAMARAFGDFCLKDYGLISVPEVYYRKLTENDEFVVLATDGIWDVLTNDEVIRIVSTTRKRSMAAKTLVECAVRAWKYKYPRAKIDDCGVVCLFFKRQKPLLTKSMSEVTQLSFNYAELANNQNYPDNTKTDDGLDTLLNYQVKEGDDQETDRGVKDGSDNDIKNSSIDHLHYRGQRRKSAMKFVYPEDRQ, from the exons ATGGGTGCATGTTGTTCATGTCGAAGGGTGCTCCATTTCGATCATCAAGGGAATTATCGTCACCATAATTATATTAATGGTGAtgataaagaagataataatattattgttgaagATGATCATCATGGTGTTGTAGGAAAAGGAGATTTTGGTGCTAATATTAGGTTACATGGATATTCTAAATTTGTATCTATGTATAGTCAACAAGGTAAAAAAGGGATTAATCAAGATGCAATGACTGTTTGGGAG AATTTTGGTGGAGAGAAAGGTGCGTTTTTTTGTGGCGTATTCGATGGGCATGGTCCATTGGGTCACAAGGTGGCACGCTACGTGCGCGATATGTTACCATCAAAGATTTCGATATCGTTAAAAGAGTGTGatattaataagaataaaattatcGAAAACATCGAAAATGATGAAGAATTTGATCAGAATTTCCCATTATTTGATGCATGGAAATCTGCATATCTCAAGTCCTTTAAAGAAATGGATGAACAACTTGGAAGTGAACCTTCAATTGAAAGTTATTCTAGTGGCACAACAGCTGTTACTTTATTTAAACAG GGGGAACATTTGTTCATTGGAAATTTAGGTGATTCTAGAGCAATTATTTGCACTAGAGATGAGAAGAATCAACTTGTTTCCAAACAACTCACAGTGGACTTGAAGCCTCACCTCCCAA atGAATATGAAAGAATTAAAAGTTGCAAAGGAAGAGTAATGGCAATGGAACAAGAACCAAATGTGTATAGAGTATGGATGCCAGATGAAGATTGTCCTGGCCTTGCCATGGCTAGGGCTTTTGGTGATTTTTGCTTGAAAGACTATGGCCTCATCTCTGTCCCTGAAGTTTATTATAGAAAACTCACTGAAAACGATGAATTCGTCGTCTTGGCTACTGATGGG ATATGGGACGTTTTAACCAACGATGAAGTGATTCGAATAGTTTCTACAACAAGAAAGAGATCAATGGCAGCAAAAACACTAGTAGAATGTGCAGTACGAGCCTGGAAATACAAGTATCCACGCGCGAAAATTGATGATTGTGGCGTAGTTTGCTTGTTTTTCAAACGCCAAAAGCCTCTGTTAACAAAATCAATGTCTGAGGTTACTCAATTGAGCTTCAATTATGCAGAATTAGCAAATAATCAAAATTACCCTGATAACACAAAAACAGATGATGGACTAGATACATTGCTTAATTATCAAGTCAAAGAAGGAGATGATCAAGAAACTGATCGCGGAGTTAAGGATGGATCGGATAATGATATCAAGAATTCATCGATAGATCATCTACATTATCGAGGCCAACGAAGAAAATCTGCGATGAAATTTGTGTATCCTGAAGATCGTCAATAA
- the LOC101258714 gene encoding beta-fructofuranosidase, insoluble isoenzyme 1-like, translating into MFFLKNCFICPFLVIIILLLFFFNGIKASHEVFRNLQSLSSTNTIKYHRTGYHFQPPKHWINDPNGPMYYNGVYHLFYQYNPKGAVWGNIVWAHSVSTDLINWVHLDHAIYPSKEFDQYGTWSGSVTILPNNIPVILYTGIIDANNTQVQNYAIPADASDPLLREWIKPDENPLIVADISINKTRFRDPTTAWLGRDGHWRMVVGSARRHRGVAILYRSRDFLKWTKAQHPLHSSSKTGNWECPDFFPVSLNHTNGLDTSVDGENVKHVLKVSLDDTRFEYYTIGTYDTKNDRYIPDHKMIDGWKGLRLDYGNFYASKTFYDPSKNRRVLWGWANESDAVPRDAIKKGWAGIQAIPRKLWLDPSGKQLVQWPVEELETLRNKKVELRNHKLNKGEIVEVEGITAAQADVEVTYSFSSLKNAEEFDPSWAHLYAKDVCAIRGSAVQGGLGPFGLLTLASENLEEYTPVFFRVFKVKNKYKVLMCSDASRSSVRNNPKMYKPSFAGFVDVDLSDKKLSLRSLIDHSVVESFGAGGKTCITSRVYPALALFSDARLLAFNNGTETITIETLNAWSMDKPDK; encoded by the exons atgttttttttaaagaattgttttatttgtccctttttagtgataattattttgttattgtttttctttaatgGGATTAAAGCTTCTCATGAAGTTTTTAGAAATTTGCAATCATTGAGTTcaacaaatacaataaaatatcatCGAACTGGTTATCATTTTCAGCCACCTAAACATTGGATTAATG ATCCTAATG gtCCAATGTATTACAATGGAGTGTATCATCTATTCTATCAATACAATCCAAAAGGAGCTGTATGGGGCAATATTGTTTGGGCTCATTCAGTATCAACTGACTTAATTAATTGGGTTCATTTAGATCACGCAATTTATCCGTCAAAAGAATTCGACCAATATGGTACATGGTCCGGTTCAGTGACTATTCTTCCAAATAACATACCTGTGATTCTGTACACCGGCATAATAGATGCTAATAACACTCAAGTGCAAAACTACGCCATACCTGCTGATGCATCTGACCCATTACTTCGTGAATGGATCAAGCCCGATGAAAATCCGTTAATAGTTGCTGATATTAGTATCAATAAGACTCGATTTCGCGATCCAACTACAGCTTGGTTGGGTCGAgatggacattggaggatggtGGTTGGTAGTGCTAGAAGACATAGAGGAGTAGCGATATTGTATAGGAGTAGGGATTTTTTGAAATGGACTAAAGCCCAACATCCACTTCATTCTTCTTCCAAAACTGGAAATTGGGAATGTCCTGATTTTTTTCCAGTGTCATTGAATCATACAAATGGTTTGGATACATCAGTTGATGGTGAAAACGTTAAACACGTTCTTAAAGTTAGTCTTGATGACACGAGGTTTGAGTATTATACCATTGGTACGTATGATACGAAAAACGATAGGTACATTCCGGATCATAAAATGATTGATGGATGGAAGGGATTGAGATTGGATTATGGTAATTTTTATGCGTCAAAGACTTTCTATGATCCGAGCAAGAATCGGAGAGTTTTGTGGGGATGGGCCAATGAATCAGATGCTGTTCCAAGAGATGCTATTAAGAAAGGATGGGCAGGAATTCAGGCTATTCCTCGCAAATTGTGGCTTGATCCTAGTGGTAAACAGTTGGTTCAATGGCCAGTTGAAGAATTAGAAACCCTCAGAAACAAAAAAGTTGAGCTAAGAAATCACAAATTGAACAAAGGAGAAATTGTTGAAGTTGAAGGAATTACAGCTGCACAG GCTGATGTTGAAGTgacatattctttttcaagtttgaaaaatgcagaagaatTTGATCCTAGTTGGGCTCATCTTTATGCAAAAGATGTATGTGCCATTAGGGGTTCAGCGGTTCAAGGCGGACTTGGGCCATTTGGACTTTTAACATTGGCTTCTGAAAACTTGGAAGAATACACACCCGTATTTTTTAGAGTGTTTaaggttaaaaataaatataaggtTCTTATGTGCTCTGATGCATCGAG gtCATCCGTCAGAAATAACCCCAAAATGTATAAACCATCATTTGCTGGATTTGTTGATGTTGATTTATCAGACAAAAAATTATCACTAAGAAGTTTg ATTGATCATTCTGTAGTCGAAAGTTTTGGTGCTGGTGGAAAAACATGTATTACATCGAGGGTTTATCCAGCATTAGCTCTCTTTAGTGATGCACGTTTACTTGCTTTCAATAATGGTACTGAGACCATCACAATTGAGACTCTTAATGCGTGGAGTATGGATAAACCagataaataa